One uncultured Draconibacterium sp. genomic window, GCACATATTCTCGACGTATTTCAAAATAGAATTATTAATCCGGAGACAGGTCATTTTACCTTATTTTTTGAAATGGACTGGACACGCAGATGCGATATTGTTTCCTATGGTCATGATATTGAAGGTGCATGGTTATTGCATGAGGCAGCCCACGAAATTGAAGATGCTGAGCGTATAAAAACGATTCAGAAAAGTGCTTTGCGATTGGTGAATGTGACTTTAAATGAGGGCACCGACACCGATGGTTCTTTGTTTTATGAAAGAGATGGAGAGCATTTGGTTTCGGACAAACATTGGTGGCCGCAAGCCGAAGCAATGGTTGGTTTAATGGATGCATGGGAAATTAGTGGTGAAAAGAAATACCTTGAAGAGATTGTCCGGGTATGGGAATTCATCAAAGAAAATATAATTGATTATGAAAATGGTGAGTGGTTTGGCCGGGTTGATCGTAAAAATGAACCGGTTCAATCAGAAGATAAAGTCGGATTTTGGAAATGTCCGTATCACAATACCAGGGCAATGATCGAAATGATGATCAGGATTCAAAAAGCGCTAGAACAAAACTCATTTGTAGAGGTCTAATCCACGTTTTACCGATTCCTTTTAAACTTAAACTATGACCAATAAAATTAAATTCAAAGAAAACATAGGATACGCTTTTGGTGATTTTGCCTCTTCAATGTTTTGGAAGTTATTTTCCATGTTCTTGATGATTTACTACACCGATGTAGTGGAATTATCACCCGCATCGGTTGGAACTATGTTTTTGCTAACCCGACTTTGGGATGGACTGAACGATCCGATTATGGGAATAATTGCCGACCGAACAAATACACGACATGGTAAATTCAGACCCTACTTGTTGTGGGTTGCAGTGCCGTTTGCTGTTATTGGAGTATTTACTTTTTCATCTCCAAACTTTGGGCCTTCCGGGAAACTCATATACGCCTATATTACTTACACTCTTATGATGATTGTTTATACGGCGGTTAATGTACCGTATTCATCGTTAATGGGAGTTATGACTTCGGATACAAAAGAGCGAACAACGCTGGCTTCGTTTCGTTTTATTGGTGCCTATTCAGGGGGAATTGTGATGACCGCCTCTGTTCCTTATCTGCTCGATTTTTTTGAAAATGCAGGCGCTAACGATGCCAAAAGCTATCAATACACAGTTACTATATACGCCATTTTAGCCGCATTCTTTTTTATAATGACTTTTTTATGGACGAAGGAGCGGGTAAAACCCAGTGCCGTGAAATCATCGGTTTGGGCAGATTTAAAAGACCTTGGAAAAAATGCCCAGTGGTTTATTATGCTGGGTGCCGGAATTGCTGTTCTTATTTTTAATTCGCTTCGCGATGGAAGTATTATGTATTATTTTAAGTACTATGTTCAAAATCAGACCGTTCCGTTTCTTGGAGAAGTGCAGTGGGATAAACTTGCCGGGGCCTACATGACGCTTTGGCTGGCTACAAATATGTTGGGAGTTTTGCTCGCAAAACCGGTATCTGCCAGGTTTGGTAAAAAAGTAACATTTATTGGAGCAATGGTTCTGGCCGCAGCTTTTAGTGTGCTATTATACGGTCTGCAGCCAAATCAGATCAACCTGATTTTTGGCTTAAATATCTTAATCGGAATAAGTGCCGGAATTGTATTACCTCTTATTTGGTCGATGTATGCCGACATTGCGGACTATTCGGAATGGAAAACCGGACGCCGGGCTACCGGGCTTGTATTTTCTTCATCTTCGATGTCGCAAAAAATGGGTTGGACTTTAGGTGGTGCGGTTACAGGATGGTTACTGGCAGCTTACGGTTTTGAAGCTAATGCCGAACAATCAGTTGAATCGCTAAAAGGAATTCGATTGATGATTAGTTTTTATCCTGCATTGGGAGCTTCATTATCGGCTGCTTTTTTATTGCTGTATAAACTCACCGATAAATACATGCTGACAATTTCTGAAGAATTAACCAATCAACGAAAATAATATGAAACGAGCATGAATTTCGATTCTTCAAATTCACAAATAAGAAGGATTATCCGTCAGCTGACGGACATTGAGAGATACATCGAATACTACTGAAACTAATAATTTTAATGAGATGAAAAAAGCACTCTTGTTTTTAATCGGAGTAAGCAGTTTATTTGCTTGCACACAAAAGCCGGTTCCTACCGATTCAATGGCAACAAAAGAAACAGTAAAATTGTATCAAAACCTGATCAAATTAAAAGAGCAGGGAATAATGTTTGGTCATCAGGATGATTTAGTTTATGGCCACGGATGGTACGGCGAAGAAGGCCGTTCGGATATAAAAGAAGTGTGTGGCGACTTTCCGGCAGTTTACGGATGGGAACTTGGTCATTTAGAGTTGGGCGACGAATACAGCCTCGATTCGGTGTATTTTGATTCAATAAAAGCGGGTATAAAAGCAGCCTACAAACGCGGTGGTGTAAATACAATTAGTTGGCATCTGCGAAATCCATACACAGGCGGCACTTCCTGGGATGTTTCTTCAACAGAAGTAGTACACTCGATATTGCCAGGGGGTGAAAAACACGATGTTTTTAAAGTGTATTTGGATTATCTGGCCGATTTTTTGCTTGATTTAAAAACAGAAGATGGAACTTTAATTCCAATTCTGTTTCGTCCTTTTCATGAGCACACCGGCAGTTGGTTTTGGTGGGGAAAAAACTTATGCTCGGTAGATGATTACAAAGCTTTGTGGTTGTTTACAGTTGATTATTTGCAGAATGAAAAAGGCATCCACCATTTACTTTACACCTATTCTACCGATAGGTTTGCTACTACCGAAGAGTATTTGGAGCGTTATCCGGGAGATGAAATAATTGATATACTGGGATTCGATTTATATGATCGTGGACCAGAGTATTCTGAAGTACTTGGAAATTGTGCCCGAATGGTTACCCAACTGGCTGCCGAAAAGGGTAAAATAGCCACGGTGAGCGAAGCCGGAGGTCCAATTCCAACCAACCACGAGTGGTGGACAAAAACAGTACTTGAAACCTTAAAACCATACGATGTATTGTATGTGTTGGTATGGCGAAATCCATTCAGGCCTGCCGATCATCAGAATTTTGCACCCTATAAAGGAAGCCCCGATTCAGACGATTTTATTGAGTTTTATAAGGACCCTGAAACACTTTTTCAGCAAGAAGTTACAAGCATGAAACTTTACGAATAGTAAAGTTGGTAATTAAGTTAGATAATAAGCCCGATGTTTACATCGGGCTTTATTGTTTTTTCGAAAGTGAACCCAAGCGGAGAGGTGTCGAACTTTTTGATTGAAGATTATGATACTGTGTTTAAGTTTATGAGCGACGAAACACACAAAAAACGGCTTAAATTATAATACAATCGCAGTTAATTATTTTGTTATATTTTAAAGCCATAAATCTTGAGTTGATAAATGGAACTTAAGAAAATTAAAAAGAGGAGCACAACAATATAATTGGCAATGTTACCTATTGATCGTCTAATACCGATAACCGGTAGTTAATTTTTTATCAAATGCCTCAATCCCGAATCGTTTTACTTACTACTGAACCTGTAATCATGGAAATATTTAAGGGTTTCATTTTATAACACAATATAATTGCTAATTTAGTTTTTATAACTGACTACATAGCGTTTTCGATAAATGATAAACTACTTTAAAATAATACTAACTGTCCTTTTTGTACTATTCGCAACCAAATTCAGCTTAGCAAAAGAAATATACCGTATTGGGTTCTCACAGTGTGCACAACACGGAGAATGGAGAAAGAATATGGAAGCAGAAATGGAACGCGAGCTAATGTTTCATAATGATTTATCCTTGACAATTAAGCAGGCTTATGATGACAGTAAGCTTCAAATACAACAGATTAATGAATTGGTAAATTCAGGAATCGATTTATTGATTGTATCTCCCTATCAAATCGGTCCAATTCAGCCGGTAATTGAAGAAGTTTACCAGAAAGGTATTCCTGTTATTTTGATTGATAGAAAAATTAATTCAGAGTATTACACTGCTTATGTTGGAGGTGACAACTATGAAATTGGCAAAGTTGCGGCTACTTATATTGCCAATAAATTGAACAACAAGGGAAAAATTGTTGAAATACTGGGGGCGCAAATCTCCTCTCCAGCGATTGAACGGACTTTAGGATTTAATGAAACACTGAAGAACTTTCCAAATCTGCATAATATTAGTAAAATAGACACAGAAGAATCACTTGAAGTTATATCAGATAGCCTAACAGCTATACTTGAACGTGATCCGGATATCGGGGCTGTTTTTGCTTTTAACGATGATTATGCGAATATTGCCAGCAAAGCCATTTCTAATTCAGCAATTACTAAAAGTCCATTAATTGTGGGTATTGATGGTCTGCCTAATCCCGGAGGAGGTATTGAACTGGTAGAAAAGGGAGTACTAACAGCAACACTCATATATCCTACAGGAGGAAAGGAAGCCATTGAGATTGCTTCTAAAATACTTCATCAAGAATCCTTCGAAAAAGAGAATTTATTATCCACGACCCTAATCGATTTTTCAAATGTTGATATACTGAGAAAACAAATTCATAAAACGAACCTACTACAAACCGATATTACCAAATCGCAGGATATGCTGATAAATCTTGGCGAAAAATATAAGAGTCAGCAGCTATGGTTATTCTCCATTACCATCACCTTTTTATTGGTTATCATACTTTTGGTGCTCCTTTTCAGGTCGTTTAAAACGCTAAAGGTTGCTAACAAAAACCTGGAGAGACAAAAAGATGAACTGGAATTATTAAGTAAAAAATTGGAAAAAGCCACACAAGAAAAATTGAAATTCTTTACCAATATTTCTCATGAGTTTAGAACCCCTTTAACTTTAATTGTTGGGCCACTTCAAGATCTTTTACATTCATCAAACCTTCCATCTGATGTACATCAGAAAGCGGTTCTGATGCATAAAAATGCTCATCGTTTATTGCAAATGATCAACCAGCTTATGGATTTCCGTAAAATTGAAAATGCTCAAATGCAGTTTCAACCCGGCAATTTTGATGTGATTTCTTTTCTGAAAGAAATTCATGAATCATTCCAGGCTCTTGCGGAAAAAAAGCGTATAAACTTCACGTTCGATAGCACGGAGACAGAACTTAAGGTATGGTTTGACTGGGACAAACTCGATAAAGTAATCTTTAATCTGCTTTCCAATGCATTCAAGTTTACGCCGGAAAATGGAGCTATTCAGATTAAAGTAAAAAAGGACAAACCCGTAGTGAAAACCTTATGGGAAGATGAACTGGTGATAAAGGTGATTGATAGTGGGAAAGGTATTCCCGCGAAGTACATTAGTCATATTTTTGATCGCTTTTATCAGGTAGAACATTCGGGCAGCAAGAAAGGTACTGGTCTTGGACTAGCATTATCGAAAGAATTTATTGAGATGCACCGGGGAAAAATTTTTGTTGAAAGTAAGGAAGGAAAAGAAACCATATTTACGGTAAAACTTCCAATTGGAGATTCGCATTTTAACATGGATTCGAATCTCCTGGAAGCGTCGAAAATACTGGAATCCCGCAATCATATAGAAAATTATGAGGTTTATTCTGATGCTGAACATGATGAAAAAGATGCTGAAATAGAAAATGTTACAACAGAAAAAAAAGTAATTCTATTGGTTGAGGATGATAATGATGTTCGTTTATACATAAAAGAATGCCTGAAAGAAAACTATGTAATTCATGAAGCTGTAAACGGGAAAGATGCTTTGACCTCGGTTGAAGAAGATGAGCCTGATTTGATTGTAAGCGATATTATGATGCCTGAAATGGATGGTCTGGAACTCACACATCAACTTAAAAACGACTTGAAAACATGTCACATTCCAATCATACTTTTAACGGCGAAATCAACACTTGAGCAACGTTTGGAGGGACTTGAAGAAGGTGCAGATTCATACATCCCAAAACCATTCAGCAGGGAACATCTGCAAATTAGAGTTAGAAAACTTCTGGAATTAAGGAATAAAATACACGAGCGCTACAAAAGTCAATATTTTATTGACGATGAGCAAGGCGATTTATCACGATTAGATAAACAGTTTTTGAATAAAATTTCAAAAATTGTGAAAGAGAATCTACAGAAAGAAGAATTTACTGTCGAAGAACTTGGTGAATTAATTGGATTGTCCAGAGTGCAAACGTATCGTAAACTTAAAAAATTAACAGGTATGTCTGCGAGTGAATACGTTCGATTGATAAAATTAAAGGTTTCATTAGAACTTATCAAAACCAGTGGGAAAAGTATTTCTGAAATTTCATATGAAGCCGGATTTTCGTCGCCTTCGTATTTCGCACAGTGTTTTAAAAAACAATTTGGTATTTCACCATCCGACTATGCAAAAAAATAGCCCGATGCACACACACACACCGGGCTTTTGCCTTATCTAATCAAATCTTTAACTATATTTACCACACGGAATTTAAACTCCAAACTTCTGCGTCATAGAGCTTAACACTTCCATTTGTTGAGAACAATTCTATCTTATCGTATGGTTCTTTTGGGAAAACAATGTCGGTAAAAACTAACTTTCCTCCATCGACAAACACCTCCACAGAGGCTTTATCTACAAATAAATGAATGGTCATGGTTTCTCCGGCTTTATAATCCGCTATATGAAGTCCTGCAAAATTATCGGAGAATGAACAAATACCTCCTTCTGAACGATCAGTGTAAAATTCATTCTCAGGTTGGTTATATCCAATTTTAAAATACTCACCATTGTCATTTTTTAAAACAATACCAAA contains:
- a CDS encoding MFS transporter, with amino-acid sequence MTNKIKFKENIGYAFGDFASSMFWKLFSMFLMIYYTDVVELSPASVGTMFLLTRLWDGLNDPIMGIIADRTNTRHGKFRPYLLWVAVPFAVIGVFTFSSPNFGPSGKLIYAYITYTLMMIVYTAVNVPYSSLMGVMTSDTKERTTLASFRFIGAYSGGIVMTASVPYLLDFFENAGANDAKSYQYTVTIYAILAAFFFIMTFLWTKERVKPSAVKSSVWADLKDLGKNAQWFIMLGAGIAVLIFNSLRDGSIMYYFKYYVQNQTVPFLGEVQWDKLAGAYMTLWLATNMLGVLLAKPVSARFGKKVTFIGAMVLAAAFSVLLYGLQPNQINLIFGLNILIGISAGIVLPLIWSMYADIADYSEWKTGRRATGLVFSSSSMSQKMGWTLGGAVTGWLLAAYGFEANAEQSVESLKGIRLMISFYPALGASLSAAFLLLYKLTDKYMLTISEELTNQRK
- a CDS encoding glycosyl hydrolase translates to MKKALLFLIGVSSLFACTQKPVPTDSMATKETVKLYQNLIKLKEQGIMFGHQDDLVYGHGWYGEEGRSDIKEVCGDFPAVYGWELGHLELGDEYSLDSVYFDSIKAGIKAAYKRGGVNTISWHLRNPYTGGTSWDVSSTEVVHSILPGGEKHDVFKVYLDYLADFLLDLKTEDGTLIPILFRPFHEHTGSWFWWGKNLCSVDDYKALWLFTVDYLQNEKGIHHLLYTYSTDRFATTEEYLERYPGDEIIDILGFDLYDRGPEYSEVLGNCARMVTQLAAEKGKIATVSEAGGPIPTNHEWWTKTVLETLKPYDVLYVLVWRNPFRPADHQNFAPYKGSPDSDDFIEFYKDPETLFQQEVTSMKLYE
- a CDS encoding substrate-binding domain-containing protein — translated: MINYFKIILTVLFVLFATKFSLAKEIYRIGFSQCAQHGEWRKNMEAEMERELMFHNDLSLTIKQAYDDSKLQIQQINELVNSGIDLLIVSPYQIGPIQPVIEEVYQKGIPVILIDRKINSEYYTAYVGGDNYEIGKVAATYIANKLNNKGKIVEILGAQISSPAIERTLGFNETLKNFPNLHNISKIDTEESLEVISDSLTAILERDPDIGAVFAFNDDYANIASKAISNSAITKSPLIVGIDGLPNPGGGIELVEKGVLTATLIYPTGGKEAIEIASKILHQESFEKENLLSTTLIDFSNVDILRKQIHKTNLLQTDITKSQDMLINLGEKYKSQQLWLFSITITFLLVIILLVLLFRSFKTLKVANKNLERQKDELELLSKKLEKATQEKLKFFTNISHEFRTPLTLIVGPLQDLLHSSNLPSDVHQKAVLMHKNAHRLLQMINQLMDFRKIENAQMQFQPGNFDVISFLKEIHESFQALAEKKRINFTFDSTETELKVWFDWDKLDKVIFNLLSNAFKFTPENGAIQIKVKKDKPVVKTLWEDELVIKVIDSGKGIPAKYISHIFDRFYQVEHSGSKKGTGLGLALSKEFIEMHRGKIFVESKEGKETIFTVKLPIGDSHFNMDSNLLEASKILESRNHIENYEVYSDAEHDEKDAEIENVTTEKKVILLVEDDNDVRLYIKECLKENYVIHEAVNGKDALTSVEEDEPDLIVSDIMMPEMDGLELTHQLKNDLKTCHIPIILLTAKSTLEQRLEGLEEGADSYIPKPFSREHLQIRVRKLLELRNKIHERYKSQYFIDDEQGDLSRLDKQFLNKISKIVKENLQKEEFTVEELGELIGLSRVQTYRKLKKLTGMSASEYVRLIKLKVSLELIKTSGKSISEISYEAGFSSPSYFAQCFKKQFGISPSDYAKK